One window of the Thermasporomyces composti genome contains the following:
- a CDS encoding ATP-binding cassette domain-containing protein, with protein sequence MAAGSVDQRDERAAIVSALDKVGLRPLADRSTLGLDVPLTKELEGGIDLSEGQWQRLAIARALMRVAPGLVVLDEPTSAIDPQTEHEVRACLRDMAEGRSALIVSHRLALASIASSIIVLKEGRIVEQGHHAELMERRGLYREMFLRQASGYLAAANAPVAHPPLDG encoded by the coding sequence GTGGCCGCCGGATCGGTCGACCAGCGTGACGAGCGCGCGGCGATCGTCTCCGCGCTCGACAAGGTAGGTCTCCGGCCGCTCGCCGATCGCTCAACGCTCGGCCTCGACGTCCCACTGACCAAGGAGCTGGAAGGCGGTATCGACCTGTCCGAGGGCCAGTGGCAGCGCCTCGCGATCGCGCGGGCGCTCATGCGCGTCGCGCCAGGGCTCGTCGTGCTCGACGAACCGACGTCCGCGATCGACCCGCAGACGGAGCACGAGGTGCGTGCCTGCCTTCGGGACATGGCGGAAGGCCGAAGCGCGCTGATCGTGAGCCACCGCCTAGCGCTGGCCAGCATCGCCAGCTCGATCATCGTGCTGAAGGAGGGGAGGATCGTCGAGCAGGGACATCATGCCGAGCTGATGGAACGACGCGGCCTGTATCGGGAGATGTTCCTGCGCCAGGCGAGCGGCTACCTCGCGGCCGCGAACGCGCCGGTCGCGCACCCTCCTCTGGACGGGTAG
- a CDS encoding AAA family ATPase, with amino-acid sequence MPLVWVTGTAGVGKSTVCAVLRSRGHLAVDADWDGYNRWVDRSSGEVVADPPYPVPAGWLDRYAWRITRAKVETLAERARGWTTFLCGYVENEDEVRDLFDLIVCLVADAETIRHRLQTRATNAFGRRPEELAAALDLAERIEAMYRSLGATIIDARRPAEDVADAVLAAAGTVDSPSTRTA; translated from the coding sequence GTGCCGTTGGTGTGGGTGACCGGAACCGCGGGCGTCGGCAAGTCGACCGTGTGTGCCGTGCTGAGGAGCAGGGGCCACCTGGCGGTCGACGCCGATTGGGACGGCTACAACCGCTGGGTCGACCGCAGCAGTGGCGAGGTTGTCGCCGATCCTCCGTATCCGGTGCCAGCCGGGTGGCTGGATCGCTACGCCTGGCGGATCACCCGGGCGAAGGTCGAGACCCTCGCGGAGCGGGCACGCGGGTGGACGACGTTCCTCTGCGGATACGTCGAGAACGAGGACGAGGTTCGGGACCTCTTCGACCTCATCGTCTGCTTGGTCGCCGACGCCGAGACGATTCGACATCGCCTCCAGACCCGTGCGACGAACGCGTTCGGCCGGCGCCCCGAGGAGCTCGCCGCGGCTCTCGACCTAGCCGAGCGAATCGAGGCCATGTATCGAAGCCTCGGCGCCACGATCATCGACGCTCGGCGGCCGGCGGAGGACGTCGCCGACGCGGTCCTCGCGGCGGCCGGGACGGTCGACTCTCCCTCGACCCGCACGGCGTGA
- a CDS encoding GNAT family N-acetyltransferase encodes MSDTTVPSSPITVRRATAHDLDEVTAVFAAAVWDEAVAAWMLPDEERRRAWGHATAFRRYLGAQIDDGALVVAGGAQIAGVSVWSRVDGSDPDDDQGELMTTVRTIYGPYVDRFVTVMTATAHAHPSEYPYLYLAQMAVLPRHRGRGLGSAMLRHGLRTADDDGLATYLEASTTRNRALYARHGFVDYGPPIRLPDNGPSLQPMLREPA; translated from the coding sequence ATGTCCGACACCACCGTGCCGTCGTCTCCGATCACCGTTCGCCGTGCCACGGCTCACGACCTCGATGAGGTGACCGCTGTCTTCGCGGCGGCGGTCTGGGACGAGGCGGTCGCGGCGTGGATGCTGCCCGATGAAGAGCGGAGGCGCGCGTGGGGTCACGCCACCGCCTTTCGGCGTTACCTGGGCGCTCAGATCGACGACGGTGCGCTCGTCGTCGCCGGTGGGGCACAGATCGCCGGCGTCTCCGTCTGGTCCCGCGTCGACGGATCGGACCCCGACGACGATCAGGGCGAGCTGATGACGACCGTCCGGACGATCTACGGACCCTACGTCGATCGTTTCGTCACGGTGATGACGGCGACGGCCCACGCCCACCCGTCCGAGTACCCCTACCTCTACCTCGCGCAGATGGCGGTCTTACCGAGGCATCGCGGTCGTGGGCTGGGAAGCGCGATGCTGCGCCACGGTCTCCGGACCGCGGACGACGACGGCCTCGCCACCTACCTCGAGGCGAGTACGACTCGCAACCGCGCGCTCTACGCCCGCCACGGGTTCGTCGACTACGGTCCCCCGATCCGGCTGCCCGACAACGGGCCCAGCCTGCAACCCATGCTGCGCGAGCCAGCCTGA
- a CDS encoding LCP family protein: MPEPREDEQISSHEPSTSRSASASPARIFGRALVLTVVGGLVPGLGLIKAGRRKVGLTVLALFALLVGAAVYAVIAERRTLLHWAVQPKALRLAAIILPALAVAWAVVILATYRSLRPSTARAWQRLVGVGAVLALIGVVAAPLSVASRYAMVQKDMVEHIFAKKESKSATRPTKVTVEDPWAGQDRVNVLLLGGDGGHDRIGIRPDSIITASIDTRTGDTVLFSLPRNLRKIPFPKDSVLADAYPNGIYAGPGDQLEWMLNSIYENVPDQHPDLLDSDNPGADATKLAVSGALGLRIDYYVLVNLKAFEQLIDAFGGITVNVNYPVPKGGSEEEGLKPGGWIQPGPNQHLDGFDALWFARGRWGLDDYQRMLRQRCVIKAIIDQADPIKVLTRFEAIAKSSKDLVFTDIPQSMLPAFVDLSLKVKRAKVTSVAFTNKIISPWEPNYDEIHAMVQEGLRKSANASSSSSSITDSLEDACAYRPRRP, translated from the coding sequence ATGCCGGAGCCACGCGAAGACGAGCAGATTTCGTCGCACGAGCCCTCCACCAGTCGGTCAGCCAGCGCATCACCAGCGAGAATCTTCGGCCGGGCGCTGGTTCTGACAGTCGTTGGCGGACTCGTTCCCGGCCTTGGCCTGATCAAGGCAGGTCGACGCAAGGTCGGATTGACAGTGCTCGCCCTCTTCGCGCTCCTCGTCGGCGCTGCCGTCTACGCCGTCATAGCGGAGCGACGGACGTTGCTGCACTGGGCTGTCCAGCCCAAGGCGTTGCGGCTCGCCGCGATCATCCTCCCCGCCTTGGCCGTCGCGTGGGCGGTCGTCATCCTCGCGACCTATCGGTCGCTGCGACCCAGCACCGCAAGGGCATGGCAACGGCTTGTCGGTGTCGGCGCGGTCCTCGCCTTGATCGGCGTCGTCGCGGCCCCGCTGAGCGTGGCGAGCCGATACGCCATGGTCCAGAAGGACATGGTCGAGCACATCTTCGCCAAGAAGGAGAGCAAGAGCGCGACCAGACCGACCAAGGTGACCGTCGAAGACCCGTGGGCAGGTCAGGATCGTGTCAACGTCCTGCTGCTCGGCGGTGACGGTGGTCACGACCGAATCGGCATTCGACCCGACAGCATCATCACCGCCAGCATCGACACCCGCACCGGCGACACGGTGCTGTTCAGCCTGCCGCGCAACCTGCGCAAGATCCCGTTCCCCAAGGACTCCGTGCTCGCCGACGCCTACCCCAACGGCATCTACGCGGGACCCGGTGACCAGCTGGAGTGGATGCTGAACTCGATCTACGAGAACGTCCCCGACCAGCATCCTGACCTGCTCGACAGCGACAACCCGGGCGCCGACGCGACCAAGCTCGCGGTGAGCGGTGCCCTCGGGTTGCGCATCGACTACTACGTCCTGGTCAATCTCAAGGCGTTCGAGCAGCTCATCGACGCCTTCGGCGGCATCACCGTCAACGTGAACTACCCGGTGCCCAAGGGTGGCAGCGAGGAGGAGGGGCTCAAGCCAGGAGGCTGGATCCAGCCGGGGCCCAACCAGCACCTCGACGGCTTCGACGCGCTGTGGTTCGCGCGTGGACGGTGGGGCCTCGACGACTACCAACGGATGCTGCGCCAGCGCTGCGTCATCAAGGCGATCATCGACCAGGCCGACCCCATCAAGGTGCTCACCCGGTTCGAGGCGATCGCCAAGTCCTCCAAGGACCTGGTCTTCACCGACATCCCACAGTCGATGCTGCCGGCGTTCGTCGACCTGTCGCTGAAGGTGAAGCGAGCGAAGGTCACGAGCGTCGCCTTCACCAACAAGATCATCTCTCCGTGGGAGCCGAACTACGACGAGATTCACGCCATGGTCCAAGAGGGCCTGAGGAAGAGCGCGAACGCCTCCTCCTCGTCCTCCTCCATCACCGACTCCCTCGAGGATGCCTGCGCCTACCGACCGCGTCGCCCGTGA
- a CDS encoding ABC transporter ATP-binding protein, which produces MTPETPTDDTAATFTENDARASTHPLITSSTSPTHRWIRRLAGYCWRSKWLVVAAFGGAVVGMGGTALVPLILRQIVDEVILTDRAAMLPWVTVLLGVGLLVFGAGFVRRFLAGKLALDVQHAMREDLFRALLRLDGARQDELHTGQVVSRSISDIMVVQGLLQMLPNSLGNLLLFAISLALMAWLSPLLTLVALAVVPALVVIGYRSRSRLFPATWEAQQQAAEVAAIVEAAVSGVRVVKGFGQERRELDRLDHQARQLFGSRMRAIRLTSRFSPTLQAVPLVGQVGILALGGWLTLRGSITLGTFLAFSSYLSQLVAPTRMLSNFLVLGQQARASVVRVFEVIDSQPEVREKPGAVELPRGPGGVELENVTFGYVDSDPVLRGLSLRVRPGETLALVGTAGSGKSTISQLLPRFYDVWDGAVRIDGYDVRDVTLASLRARIGLVFEESFLFSDTVRANIAYGRPDATDEQIRAAARAAEAMEFIEALPQGLDTVVGERGLTLSGGQRQRIALARALLSDPTLLVLDDATSAVDPRTEAEIHATLRRVMRGRTTIIIAHRRSTLQLADRIAVLDAGRLVDVGTHAELEARCPLYRLLLSGPGEDAEGIDAGELDAFLATTETTDASDGQPAGRLDPSAWATRPVSTQPSHLTRVRMPTGPGGGFGGGGRGGGPGGGWLSNLPPTPGLLAQVAKLPPITDSPDADAARAREPDPAFSLRRTLRPFRRPLLVAVLLVMLDALGSLTLPLLIRHGVDAGIAKDAYSVVLVVTAVALGVVIANWAVNVAQTRVAGRTGERVLYTLRVKLFAHLQRLGLDYYEHEMGGRIMTRMTTDIDALSTFLQTSLLTAVVALLQFVGVLVALVWINAELALCVLAVMPALILATLVFRAKSSAAYQEARERISVVNADLQENVAGMRVAQAFRREEHNAHRFVRKSDAYRVSRLRAQRYIATYFPFVQFLNVVAAAVVLGVGAGLVRGGELTAGELIAYLLYLDLFFSPVQQLSQVFDGYQQARVGLRRIAELLRTPTSTPQAERPMKVTRFRGEVVLDNVSFRYQNAETNALDGVSLRVRPGETVALVGETGAGKTTLVKLVARFYDPTSGAVRVDGHDLRDLDLEAYRQRLGYVPQEPFLFPGTIRDAIAYGRPDATDEDVEAAARAVGAHRVIARMRGGYFHPVGERGRNLSAGQRQLIALARAYLVDPDILLLDEATAALDPATEALVIRATETLTRSRTTLLIAHRLTTAERADRIVVLDHGRVVEDGTHAELLGAGGRYAQLWAAYARGEHVVA; this is translated from the coding sequence ATGACGCCAGAGACTCCCACCGACGACACAGCCGCCACGTTCACCGAGAACGACGCTCGCGCCAGCACGCACCCGCTCATCACGTCCTCCACCTCTCCCACGCACCGGTGGATCCGTCGTCTGGCCGGCTACTGCTGGCGTTCGAAGTGGCTCGTTGTCGCGGCGTTCGGTGGCGCGGTCGTTGGGATGGGCGGCACCGCGTTGGTTCCACTGATCCTTCGACAGATCGTCGATGAGGTGATCCTCACCGACCGCGCCGCGATGCTGCCGTGGGTGACGGTGTTGCTCGGGGTCGGTCTGCTGGTGTTCGGCGCTGGATTCGTCCGGCGCTTCCTCGCCGGCAAGCTGGCACTCGACGTCCAGCACGCGATGCGCGAGGACCTCTTCCGGGCCCTGCTGCGCTTGGACGGGGCGCGCCAGGACGAGCTGCACACCGGCCAGGTGGTCAGCCGCTCGATCAGCGACATCATGGTCGTGCAGGGCCTGCTGCAGATGCTGCCGAACAGCCTCGGCAACCTCCTGCTCTTCGCCATCTCCCTGGCCCTCATGGCATGGCTGTCGCCGTTGCTCACCCTCGTCGCTCTCGCGGTGGTGCCGGCGCTCGTCGTCATCGGCTACCGCAGTCGGAGCCGGCTGTTCCCCGCCACCTGGGAGGCACAGCAGCAGGCTGCCGAGGTCGCCGCGATCGTGGAGGCCGCCGTGAGCGGTGTCCGGGTCGTCAAGGGCTTCGGGCAGGAGCGCCGGGAGCTCGACCGACTGGACCACCAGGCCAGGCAGCTGTTCGGCTCGCGGATGCGCGCCATCCGACTGACCAGTCGGTTCAGCCCGACGCTGCAGGCTGTGCCGCTCGTCGGCCAGGTCGGCATCCTCGCCCTCGGTGGTTGGCTGACCCTGCGCGGCTCGATCACGCTGGGAACCTTCCTGGCCTTCTCCAGCTACCTGAGTCAGCTCGTGGCGCCGACCCGGATGCTCTCCAACTTCTTGGTTCTCGGGCAGCAGGCCCGAGCCAGCGTCGTCCGCGTGTTCGAGGTCATCGACTCCCAGCCGGAGGTACGGGAGAAGCCGGGGGCGGTCGAGCTGCCCCGCGGACCGGGTGGTGTCGAGCTGGAGAACGTGACGTTCGGCTACGTCGACTCCGACCCAGTCCTGCGTGGACTGTCGTTGCGGGTGCGGCCCGGCGAGACGCTCGCGCTGGTCGGGACCGCCGGATCAGGAAAGTCGACGATCTCCCAACTGCTGCCCCGCTTCTACGACGTCTGGGACGGGGCCGTGCGCATCGACGGCTACGACGTCCGTGACGTCACCCTCGCCAGCCTGCGGGCGCGGATCGGTCTGGTCTTCGAGGAGAGCTTCCTCTTCTCCGACACGGTTCGCGCCAACATCGCCTACGGACGACCCGACGCCACCGACGAGCAGATCCGCGCGGCCGCTCGCGCCGCTGAGGCGATGGAGTTCATCGAGGCGCTTCCCCAGGGTCTCGACACCGTGGTGGGAGAGCGGGGCCTCACCTTGTCCGGGGGTCAGCGACAGCGCATCGCGTTGGCTCGCGCGCTGCTGTCCGACCCGACTCTGCTCGTGCTCGACGACGCGACCTCAGCGGTGGACCCCCGCACCGAGGCGGAGATTCACGCCACCTTGCGTCGGGTCATGCGCGGGCGAACGACGATCATCATCGCCCACCGTCGGTCCACGCTCCAGCTGGCGGACCGGATCGCGGTCTTGGACGCGGGCCGTCTGGTCGATGTCGGCACGCACGCGGAGCTGGAGGCGCGCTGCCCGCTGTATCGGTTGCTGCTGTCGGGGCCGGGTGAGGACGCCGAAGGCATCGACGCCGGGGAGCTCGACGCGTTCCTCGCGACCACCGAGACGACCGACGCCTCCGATGGTCAGCCCGCGGGGAGGCTTGATCCCTCGGCGTGGGCGACACGTCCCGTGTCCACCCAACCGAGCCACCTGACCCGGGTGCGGATGCCGACGGGGCCAGGCGGCGGCTTCGGGGGAGGGGGACGAGGCGGAGGTCCCGGCGGCGGCTGGCTGTCCAACCTGCCGCCGACACCCGGCCTGCTGGCCCAGGTCGCCAAGCTGCCGCCGATCACCGATTCACCCGACGCCGACGCGGCCCGGGCCCGCGAGCCGGATCCGGCCTTCAGCCTGCGGCGGACGCTCCGGCCCTTCCGTCGGCCGCTGCTGGTGGCCGTGCTGCTCGTCATGTTGGACGCCCTGGGTTCGTTGACCCTGCCGTTGCTGATCCGACACGGCGTGGACGCGGGCATCGCGAAGGACGCGTACTCGGTGGTGCTCGTCGTCACCGCCGTGGCGCTCGGCGTGGTCATCGCCAACTGGGCGGTCAACGTGGCGCAGACCCGCGTGGCCGGACGAACCGGTGAGCGGGTCCTCTACACCCTGCGGGTCAAGCTCTTCGCCCACCTGCAACGGCTCGGTCTCGACTACTACGAGCACGAGATGGGCGGTCGCATCATGACCCGCATGACGACCGACATCGACGCGCTGTCGACGTTCTTGCAGACCTCGCTCCTCACCGCGGTCGTCGCGCTCCTGCAGTTCGTCGGTGTGCTGGTCGCGCTGGTGTGGATCAACGCGGAGCTGGCACTGTGCGTGCTCGCGGTGATGCCGGCGCTCATCCTCGCCACGCTGGTGTTCCGGGCCAAGTCGTCCGCGGCCTACCAGGAGGCGCGTGAGCGCATCAGTGTCGTCAACGCGGACTTGCAGGAGAACGTCGCCGGGATGCGCGTGGCCCAGGCGTTCCGGCGGGAGGAGCACAACGCCCACCGATTCGTCCGCAAGAGCGACGCCTACCGGGTGAGCCGGCTGCGGGCCCAGCGCTACATCGCGACGTACTTCCCGTTCGTGCAGTTCCTCAACGTCGTCGCCGCGGCGGTCGTCCTCGGTGTCGGTGCCGGACTCGTCCGTGGCGGCGAGCTGACCGCTGGCGAGCTGATCGCCTACCTGCTCTACCTCGACCTGTTCTTCTCCCCGGTCCAGCAGTTGTCCCAGGTTTTCGACGGGTACCAGCAGGCGCGCGTGGGTCTGCGGCGGATCGCGGAGCTGCTGCGTACCCCGACGTCCACACCTCAGGCGGAGCGGCCGATGAAGGTGACCCGCTTCCGCGGCGAGGTCGTGCTGGACAACGTCTCCTTCCGTTACCAGAACGCTGAGACGAATGCGTTGGACGGAGTGAGCCTGCGGGTACGCCCGGGCGAGACGGTCGCCTTGGTGGGCGAGACGGGTGCCGGCAAGACGACGCTGGTGAAGCTGGTGGCGAGGTTCTACGACCCCACGTCAGGAGCGGTTCGAGTCGACGGCCACGACCTTCGCGACCTCGACCTCGAGGCGTACCGCCAGCGGCTTGGATACGTGCCACAGGAGCCGTTCCTCTTCCCAGGGACGATCCGCGACGCGATCGCCTATGGCCGACCGGACGCCACCGACGAGGACGTGGAGGCGGCCGCCCGTGCCGTCGGTGCCCACCGGGTCATCGCGCGAATGCGCGGAGGCTACTTCCACCCGGTGGGAGAGCGAGGCCGCAATCTCTCAGCCGGACAGCGCCAGCTCATCGCGTTGGCGCGCGCCTACCTCGTCGATCCCGACATCCTCCTGCTCGACGAGGCCACGGCGGCGCTCGACCCGGCGACGGAGGCGCTGGTCATCCGGGCGACCGAGACGCTCACCCGGTCGCGGACGACGCTGCTCATCGCCCACCGGCTCACCACGGCTGAGCGGGCCGACCGCATCGTCGTCCTCGACCACGGGCGCGTCGTCGAGGACGGCACCCACGCGGAGCTGCTGGGCGCGGGTGGCCGCTACGCCCAGCTGTGGGCGGCGTACGCGCGCGGGGAACATGTCGTGGCCTGA
- a CDS encoding MarR family transcriptional regulator, whose protein sequence is MRVPEPSVAQGARTLVRLARLLERADAGVSLAQFRILELVARGTERSSQIASRLATSKPAVTLVVDGLVNAGLLNRESVAGDRRAIRLTLTPRGRQALARAEEAYCERLKPLLAEISDPHALLTQLAEIDAALDARWARRAERRATRPAPPPTTLEEVPRGQ, encoded by the coding sequence GTGAGGGTCCCTGAACCATCCGTCGCGCAAGGAGCCCGCACGCTGGTGCGCCTGGCTCGACTGCTCGAGCGTGCGGACGCCGGCGTCAGCCTCGCCCAGTTCCGCATTCTCGAGCTGGTCGCTCGAGGGACCGAGCGGTCCAGCCAGATCGCCAGCCGCTTAGCCACCAGCAAGCCGGCGGTCACCCTCGTGGTGGATGGACTGGTCAACGCCGGCTTGCTGAACAGGGAGAGCGTCGCGGGGGACCGTCGCGCGATTCGCCTGACCCTCACGCCGCGGGGACGGCAGGCGCTCGCTCGTGCCGAGGAGGCCTACTGCGAACGCCTGAAGCCGCTGCTCGCCGAGATCTCCGATCCTCACGCGCTGCTCACCCAGCTCGCCGAGATCGACGCTGCGCTGGACGCTCGGTGGGCTCGACGTGCCGAGCGACGCGCGACGCGACCCGCTCCACCGCCGACGACGCTGGAAGAGGTGCCGCGCGGTCAATGA
- a CDS encoding GerMN domain-containing protein, with product MRTSRTRSLTAVALLLTLTGFLTLTGCGIPEQEKPTLIDPRSVPFGLLESTSPTSPSELRVERMPASTTVYFVAHDRLTGVRRDIGVGPATRRLTAVLRALVEGPSDSEQAEGLTSAIPPGLRLRLVSLTDRTATIDLSGDVAGLSAEQGTLTVAQVVLSVTALPEVDRVRLASAGRPIEAPLGDGSLTSEPLTADGYLMLVDS from the coding sequence ATGAGGACGTCGCGAACGCGGTCGCTGACCGCTGTGGCCCTGCTCCTCACGCTCACGGGGTTCCTCACACTCACCGGATGTGGAATCCCCGAGCAGGAGAAGCCGACCCTCATCGACCCGAGGAGCGTTCCGTTCGGCCTGCTCGAGTCCACGAGCCCGACGAGCCCGTCGGAGTTGCGCGTCGAGCGGATGCCCGCGTCCACGACGGTGTACTTCGTCGCCCACGACCGACTCACCGGTGTCCGCCGCGACATCGGTGTCGGACCGGCCACTCGACGGCTGACGGCGGTCCTGCGAGCGCTCGTCGAGGGCCCCTCGGACTCCGAACAGGCGGAAGGTCTCACCTCGGCCATCCCGCCCGGTCTTCGCCTGCGGCTTGTCTCGCTGACCGACCGCACCGCCACCATCGACTTGTCCGGCGACGTCGCGGGGCTGTCGGCCGAGCAGGGCACGCTCACTGTGGCACAGGTCGTCTTGTCGGTGACCGCGCTGCCCGAAGTCGACCGGGTGCGGCTCGCGAGCGCGGGCCGCCCCATCGAGGCGCCCCTGGGCGACGGGTCCCTGACGTCGGAACCCTTGACCGCCGACGGCTACCTGATGCTGGTCGATTCCTGA
- a CDS encoding HAMP domain-containing sensor histidine kinase, which translates to MRRLPRLRPAGLRGRVTVAFGVGALLVSAIFAVTTYALAQSYLLSQRERAVLRQAYLDANYVRGRLESAGADVPAILTAMAPTSGSALVVHWRDRWFSSSLDVGRSSIPRSLRDVVADGRPASIRTRIDGVPAIVIGVPLPSVQASYYEVAPLRELQENLRTLGVVLTGGALVAALAGAGLGVYASRSVVRPLNDVAGAAAQIAGGRLDTRLPPTRDPELATIVGSFNSMVDTLHQRIERDARLAADVSHELRSPLTTLVASVEVLDKRRDELSPRSQRALDLVIEELDRFRRLLDNLLELARVGAGLAPEAAEPMSLWELLEHTLARSGQTTAVLSGARDVQVTGDKLRLERVFANLIDNAERHGGGLAAVTIVGERDRALVLVDDDGPGVPISERERIFDRFATGRTARGSSSGTGLGLALVSETVAAHGGAVWCADRPGRGGRFVVSLPRADARPDGATTAGGET; encoded by the coding sequence GTGAGACGTCTCCCGAGGCTCCGACCGGCGGGGCTCCGAGGGCGGGTCACGGTCGCCTTCGGGGTCGGAGCGCTCTTGGTGTCGGCCATCTTCGCCGTCACCACGTACGCGCTGGCGCAAAGCTACCTCCTCAGCCAGCGGGAGCGGGCGGTGCTGCGGCAGGCGTACCTCGACGCCAACTACGTTCGCGGCCGGCTCGAGAGCGCCGGCGCGGACGTGCCGGCCATCCTCACCGCCATGGCGCCGACGTCGGGCTCGGCACTGGTCGTTCACTGGCGCGACCGGTGGTTCTCGTCCTCGCTCGACGTCGGTCGTTCGTCGATTCCGCGCTCGCTTCGCGACGTGGTGGCCGACGGCAGACCCGCGTCCATCCGCACCCGGATCGACGGCGTGCCGGCGATCGTCATCGGGGTGCCGCTGCCGTCGGTGCAGGCGTCCTACTACGAGGTGGCGCCGCTACGGGAGCTCCAGGAGAACCTGCGGACCCTGGGCGTCGTCCTCACCGGTGGGGCGCTCGTGGCCGCGCTGGCCGGCGCGGGACTGGGCGTCTACGCCAGCCGATCGGTGGTGCGACCGCTCAACGACGTGGCGGGGGCGGCGGCCCAGATCGCTGGTGGCCGATTGGACACCCGGCTCCCACCCACGCGCGATCCAGAGCTCGCCACGATCGTCGGCTCGTTCAACAGCATGGTGGACACGCTGCACCAGCGGATCGAGCGCGACGCGCGACTCGCGGCCGACGTGAGCCACGAGCTGCGGTCGCCGCTGACGACGCTGGTCGCGAGCGTCGAGGTCCTCGACAAGCGACGGGACGAGCTGTCACCGAGGTCGCAACGAGCGTTGGACCTGGTGATCGAGGAGCTGGATCGGTTCCGCCGGCTGCTCGACAACCTCCTCGAGCTGGCGCGCGTCGGGGCGGGCCTGGCTCCGGAGGCGGCGGAGCCGATGTCGCTGTGGGAGCTGCTCGAGCACACGCTCGCTCGATCTGGTCAGACCACCGCGGTGCTGTCCGGCGCGCGTGACGTCCAGGTGACTGGCGACAAGCTGCGGCTCGAACGCGTCTTCGCCAACCTCATCGACAACGCCGAGCGCCACGGCGGCGGCCTGGCGGCGGTGACCATCGTGGGCGAGCGGGATCGCGCGCTCGTGCTCGTCGATGACGACGGGCCGGGTGTACCGATCTCGGAGCGGGAGCGCATCTTCGACCGCTTCGCGACCGGCCGGACCGCACGTGGTTCGTCCTCGGGCACCGGACTCGGCCTGGCGCTGGTGTCGGAGACCGTGGCGGCGCACGGTGGGGCGGTGTGGTGCGCCGACCGGCCAGGAAGAGGCGGTCGGTTCGTCGTGTCGTTGCCTCGTGCCGATGCGCGGCCAGATGGCGCGACGACGGCGGGAGGGGAGACATGA
- a CDS encoding response regulator transcription factor yields MATRLLVVEDDDRIRSVLRLALEDEGYQVSEATSGEAALRQFRTKPVDMMIVDLMLGEVDGFTCIRDIRKVSDIPIIIISARADTHDIVAGLEAGADDYVTKPFQIKEVTARLRALRRRARTPGDPEVPPDIVLDSTRQLVLSPSRGTLLRDGQDVHLTLTEFRLLSELANPPGRVQSRRALLESVWEHGFFGDERIVDVHIRRLRTKIEQDPGAPRLIVTVRGLGYRLDPQ; encoded by the coding sequence ATGGCGACACGTCTACTCGTGGTCGAGGACGACGATCGGATCAGGTCCGTGCTCCGACTGGCCCTGGAGGACGAGGGATACCAGGTCAGCGAGGCAACCTCGGGCGAAGCGGCGCTGCGTCAGTTTCGCACCAAGCCAGTCGACATGATGATCGTCGATCTCATGCTCGGCGAGGTGGACGGGTTCACCTGTATTCGCGACATCCGCAAAGTCAGCGACATTCCGATCATCATCATTAGCGCCCGCGCGGACACCCATGACATCGTCGCGGGATTGGAGGCCGGGGCCGACGACTACGTCACCAAGCCGTTCCAAATCAAGGAGGTCACGGCACGCCTCCGCGCGCTTCGACGTCGGGCCCGCACTCCTGGAGACCCGGAGGTGCCGCCTGACATCGTGCTCGACTCGACGCGGCAGCTGGTGCTGTCACCGTCCAGGGGAACGCTGCTGCGCGACGGGCAGGACGTCCACCTCACGCTCACCGAGTTCCGCCTGCTGAGCGAGCTGGCCAATCCGCCAGGCCGAGTCCAGAGCCGGCGGGCGCTGCTGGAGTCGGTCTGGGAGCACGGATTCTTCGGTGACGAGCGCATCGTCGATGTGCACATTCGCCGCCTGCGAACCAAGATCGAGCAGGATCCGGGAGCGCCTCGGCTCATCGTGACCGTCCGAGGACTCGGCTACCGCCTGGATCCGCAGTGA
- a CDS encoding STAS domain-containing protein, producing MRTPAHVLLHDEAVVTLTEADVAEGTAELRWQLRDLVLSGVRRIVVDVAAIDRLPSTTLAALLSAHRACRARGGGVRIRNPNRATLDLLRHTGLHRVFAVEPAPAATDR from the coding sequence ATGCGCACCCCCGCACACGTCCTGCTGCATGACGAGGCCGTCGTGACGCTCACCGAGGCCGACGTGGCGGAGGGCACGGCGGAGCTGCGGTGGCAGCTGCGCGACCTGGTGCTCTCCGGCGTCCGCCGCATCGTCGTCGATGTCGCCGCCATCGATCGGCTCCCTTCCACCACCCTCGCCGCACTGCTCAGCGCCCACCGCGCCTGCCGCGCCCGCGGGGGCGGGGTACGGATCCGCAATCCCAACCGCGCGACGCTTGACCTGCTCCGTCACACCGGTCTGCACCGAGTCTTCGCCGTGGAGCCCGCGCCCGCGGCCACGGATCGCTGA